A window of Nicotiana sylvestris chromosome 8, ASM39365v2, whole genome shotgun sequence genomic DNA:
GAGTAAGAATCGAAGACTTGATCATACCTTGGACGGTATGTGTGCATCTCGAGAAGCAAATCGGAGACCCACAAGGAAAGTATAATTTCGATGACGCTCAAGAAAGAGCGGGTACTTCTCAAGGACATGTGGGTCAGGGCATAAATTAAGagataagatttgtacgaaatagTACGAGTCCGTACTAGGTTATTATACAgttgtaccaatagaattctttaccctAATGGGGAATGTTCCATATTGGGAttttcccctcttatataaagggggccCAATCATTTGCAAAGGCATTATTCATTGCAATAGAACATTCTACTCTGCTTTTCTCGTTTACTGTGCTGCACAATTGTTCTTCAACTTTATTGtctttactttattgttcatactttatttgCTCTTAACttacctcgaggcccccgagataATCGAGCTCGAGGTCCCAATTGCTCTAACaacactggtttggttcatcaattcttcttacttaaacctaatattacttgtatattcactagtattggaataaatcacatatctttaaaaccacaaatcacttTTAATTATTACTCACATTTATCGaggtaaacaataaatatgactattaatagtagaaataaagaacaaaataaagCAAACCAGTATTGAAATGCAATTCAGCCTTCGAGCTAAGCCAACCTCGAACTGAGTGAGTGAGAGTAAAGTTATAAAATAAACTAATGAACAAGATAGTATGAGAGAAAAAGagtattgtattgctttgatatgcgtggATGTTTGTCCTTACAAAATGATTaggaccctctttatatagtagaagaATCCTATTTATGGTATATTCTAATTAGAGAAGCAAATCCCATGATAAGCTAAATAACCGGTCCTgacttgatacgtgccgagatttccgCCACGATCCTTGCCCGATCCCAGATATCTCGGCTTTCTGTTATTCGATCTGGTAGGCTTCCTTCAATCACGCTTGATCTCTTTCTTGCTTCGGTCTCGATCACGGCTGGTCTCGATCGTGATCGACCATCGATCTACGAGCTTATCAATCCGTCTTCGTACCATGGTCCGATATAACCGAGGCCGAGCCTTGATCTACCATTCCGATTTCGGTTAGTCATACAAAATTAGGCAAACTCGATTTTGACGGTATACAATATTCACAAACAGTTTGAATATTTTTAATATTATCACTATCTTTTGACTTGTTTTAGCATATAACctatcttttttttcaatttctaatTCCATGAAGTTAATGATTCGACAATTCGAAAATTATTTTACACAGTCATGTAATAGTTAAaactttttaattaaatttttttcCCTCCAATAACGGACAAGAAGGCCACCCAACTCAACAAACTGCTTATATCACCCTCAACCCCCACCCCCTTCGCTACCCCTACCCCAACCTCAGTCATTTTCCCTGATTGCTAAGCCGAAAAATCTAGGAACGAGAATTTCGTATCAAGAATCTCTCAAAAATATACACGCGCACACACAACTCTGCTAGCTCTTAGCTGGCCGTAAATACTTAACATATATTAAAAAAGAAAACTTTCCATTGGGTCCAgatatttttctttcattcttaTAGCAGATCTTGCGGCTTCGATGAAGGAATCTTCCATTTCTATTCAAGAAACCGAATCCGCTATCCAATTTTTCCCGTTCAATTCCAGAAAAGGAAGCTTTCAACTGTCGGCATTGACTTCGATACAGTGATCCTTTGGATTTAGTGTTAGCATTGAAATTGGTAAAATGGACGATAGAGGAGAATCGTTCGTAGCAGTTAGGAGGATATCACAAGGATTTGAAAGAGGAAATAGTACTACTTGCCATTCTACTTCttctggtatatatatatattcctgtTTTTTACTTTTACAACGCAAACACATGTTCCTTTTTTCTCTCTCCAGCTCTATTACCGTACTGCTTTCATTATCTGAGTTTCTATCTGTGGATTGAAATTAGGTTTACTCATGCGTGCTAATATTGACGTTTGTGGTGAGTTTGCGTCCGTTTCTGACTTTTTCCGCAATTTTGTTTTTTCGTGCCCTAGTTTTGTGTTGAGATAGATGCATGAATCTGTGTGCACTAAATACTATACACGTGCGCATCAGAACATATTAGTACTATATGATTTGGGAAATGGATTCATTTGTTTATGTAATTGAGTTATTTTTTGGTAAAATTTGAGGAATGACTTTTGATTCCATGGATTACTATTAGTTAAGCTGCTACTGGAAAAGAATGGCAGTAGCTATAGAGCTGTCTACTTGGCAGGATCCATGATTTGAACTTTATGGATTCGTGTTCGCAATTCTATCACGGGCCATTTGATTTACTGGGTTTGAAATctattatttgtaattatttagTGAATCTTATAACGTATATACAGGGTTTGACCAATAGCATTAACACTACATCCGCCCCTGCTATTTGGTTCTCTAAGAAAAAATACTTTCACCAACACTTTTTTCAGATAAGGAGCTTTCACTAATAATATATGGCAATTGTTATGCATGATCTAACTACATCATAGTAGTTTTGTTTGTAGGTTAAAATGAATGCCTGCTGTTGACCTTTTCAATAGGGAAATGTGCGGAATGTAGCTTCTATTGACTCCAACTATACCTGATAATTCTAGAATGGACAAGAACACTAGAAAGGAGTGCTTGTGAATGTACTAGGTCATTGAGGTTAACTTTTGGGAGTGGTACTGGCTGCATATGCATAACTATTAAATACCGTGATTAGCTAACCAGACTGTTAGAAGTAATAGCTGTTGATCTGAGGGGTTGCACTTTACCAGAAAGCAGGATTGTGATCAGTTAATTTAAACAGCTGTGACAGAGCTTTTCTCCCCCTCTTTCCTTGAGGAATTTACATCACACAATTGCATCTGGTTTTAGCTTTCAAATGGTGAAATTATTTTTTGTGAAATAATTGTGTGAATGTGGTTCTTGTCTTGTGCTCCATGTTGGGAGGtgatttcttttttcttgttGTGCTTAAAGAAGGCTATTTCATAAATGTTAAGACACTTGAATGGCATAGTTATGATCAAGGTTTCCTGCTGTTTTTGTACATTTGTAACAGCACTCTCTTGGTGCTTATCTCTCATTACCAATACATTTCCTTGGTTaaacaatgaaaaagaaaaaaagtatgCTCATGTCCTCACTACTCAATGACCAATTTTGGGAGGTAAGATTTCTACTATCTAGCTGAGTAGTGTAGCCCATTGTGTTTGTATTGTAACATCATGTTGGTACCTATGCGTGTATTGTGATTTAATTATGTTAATATCCTGATTACAAAATTGAACCTCGTCATAGTTGCTGAATTGTTGCATTCTTGACACTTCATCGTTAGTTATGAAACTTTGCTTATATGATTTAGTGTTGTCTTCTCTATGTGTCAAGAAAGATACACTTCTTTTCCTTGTCACAAAAAAAGGATACTTCTCTTCTTGCATCtaatcttcttttgtttcataATACTAGAAGCACATCGTTATTGAAAACTCTAGAGCTCCCATTTTCCTTAGATTATTTTTTCCTTCTGTCACTACAGAGGTTGTGGCAGGATCAGCAGCATGGCTTGGCAGAGGCCTTTCATGTGTTTGTGCCCAGACAAGAGATATTGATACTCGTCCATCATTTGATTTGACACCAGTCCAGGTATTAGTCTAGTGTAGGGGTTAATATGAAGTTTAAGCTTCCTGTTAGGTAAATTTTAAGAGTGTCATAAAACGCAATGCAGTATTATGTTCTTTTGATCCTCTCTTATTGAAAGTTTGTATTCTGGATAGGATTTCTTAGAGGTACTGCCAATTTGCAACACAAATTTGTTTTCTAGTTCTGATTGTTATCTCCAAGATTATACACTTTACCGTTCCAACGAAAAGGGAATATGCTGAGTGTTGCGAGTGGGAGTGAATTTTATTTGGTTCCTTATGCTGATAGTTATGAGTGGTagtgaattttattttgtttcttatcCAGTCTGCGAATTGAGCTTATGTTGAGGTTTGCATGTGCTTTAACTATCTCTTAAATTGTGCCAAGTCTCAGGCATGAATATCTTATATCTAATTTCTTATTCGGTCTGCCAATTGAGATTGTAGGTTCGCATATGCTTTAACTATCTTTTAAATTGTGCCAAGTCTCAGGCATTAATATCTTATTCTCCCTCTGTTTGAATTTAGACGACACACTTTACttattagtctgttccaaaaagaatgacacatttcaactttaaactcttcattttacccattttatccttaatgagaagcttttaacAAATGTCATGGTCCCACAAaacttttaccccttaagcttttaagaccacaaatttcaaaaatcttctttttcttaaactccgtgtcgaGTCAAAgtacctcatctaaattgaaacggagggagtatctaATTTCTTATTCAGTCTGCCAATTGAGCTCATGTTGAGGTTCGCATATGCTTTAACTATCTTTTAAATTGTGCCAAGTCTCAGGCATGAATATCTTATATCTAATTTCTTATTCAGTCTGCCAATTGAGCTCATGTTGAGGTTCACATATGCTTTAACTATCTTTTATATTGTGCCAATTGTCAGGCATGCATATCTTATAGCTATGATTTGATTGCCAATATAACTTTCTATTTTCAATTTCCCACTTCGTCAATTATCCAGTTTTATTCTTAGAGATTATGTTATTCAGATTGATAAGCTTCACAGCACTGTGAGGAAGTATGAAATATCTTTGGCACATTGGCGCTTATTGGTGTTCTCTTCCACTTTGTTAATGTCAGGAGGAATGCTTGCTAAGGCTACAAAACCGTATAGATGTTGCATATGATAGTTCAATTCCAGAACATCAGGTATCCTCTATTTGAAATCTTAGCTGTTTCCTGATGAACTTGTGAGATAACATCTTTAAGGCTTTTAAACATTACATTAAGGTTAAAATTTACATTTCTTACTGTTCATCTTCGTCTCTCCCTACCCAAAAGGAAGCTTTAAGAGCATTGTGGAAAGCGGCCTTTCCTGAGGAAGAACTCCATGGTTTAGTATCTGAGCAGTGGAAGGAAATGGGTTGGCAAGGGAAAGATCCATCTACTGACTTTAGGTACATCATCATCATCCCCACCCCCACACCCCAACCTCCCGGTCCTTCTGGTCTTGGTTCACCACTAACATATCTGATTGGTTTTGATAGGGGTGCCGGATTCATATCACTGGAGAACTTGTTATATTTCGTGAGAAATTTCCC
This region includes:
- the LOC104211009 gene encoding uncharacterized protein isoform X1: MDDRGESFVAVRRISQGFERGNSTTCHSTSSEVVAGSAAWLGRGLSCVCAQTRDIDTRPSFDLTPVQEECLLRLQNRIDVAYDSSIPEHQEALRALWKAAFPEEELHGLVSEQWKEMGWQGKDPSTDFRGAGFISLENLLYFVRNFPKSFQDLLQKQEGDRALWEYPFAVAGVNITFMLIQMLDLEAIKPRTLVGATFLKFLAENESAFDLLYCITFKLMDNQWLAMHASYMDFNTVMKSTRRQIERELLQEDITRLEDLPSYRLLSR
- the LOC104211009 gene encoding uncharacterized protein isoform X3; amino-acid sequence: MDDRGESFVAVRRISQGFERGNSTTCHSTSSEVVAGSAAWLGRGLSCVCAQTRDIDTRPSFDLTPVQEECLLRLQNRIDVAYDSSIPEHQEALRALWKAAFPEEELHGLVSEQWKEMGWQGKDPSTDFRGAGFISLENLLYFVRNFPKSFQDLLQKQEGDRALWEYPFAVAGVNITFMLIQMLDLEAIKPRTLVGATFLKFLAENESAFDLLYCITFKLMDNQWLAMHASYMDFNICFISRQL
- the LOC104211009 gene encoding uncharacterized protein isoform X4, producing the protein MDDRGESFVAVRRISQGFERGNSTTCHSTSSEVVAGSAAWLGRGLSCVCAQTRDIDTRPSFDLTPVQEECLLRLQNRIDVAYDSSIPEHQEALRALWKAAFPEEELHGLVSEQWKEMGWQGKDPSTDFRGAGFISLENLLYFVRNFPKSFQDLLQKQEGDRALWEYPFAVAGVNITFMLIQMLDLEAIKPRTLVGATFLKFLAENESAFDLLYCITFKLMDNQWLAMHASYMDFNL
- the LOC104211009 gene encoding uncharacterized protein isoform X5, with amino-acid sequence MRANIDVCEVVAGSAAWLGRGLSCVCAQTRDIDTRPSFDLTPVQEECLLRLQNRIDVAYDSSIPEHQEALRALWKAAFPEEELHGLVSEQWKEMGWQGKDPSTDFRGAGFISLENLLYFVRNFPKSFQDLLQKQEGDRALWEYPFAVAGVNITFMLIQMLDLEAIKPRTLVGATFLKFLAENESAFDLLYCITFKLMDNQWLAMHASYMDFNICFISRQL
- the LOC104211009 gene encoding uncharacterized protein isoform X2, which produces MRANIDVCEVVAGSAAWLGRGLSCVCAQTRDIDTRPSFDLTPVQEECLLRLQNRIDVAYDSSIPEHQEALRALWKAAFPEEELHGLVSEQWKEMGWQGKDPSTDFRGAGFISLENLLYFVRNFPKSFQDLLQKQEGDRALWEYPFAVAGVNITFMLIQMLDLEAIKPRTLVGATFLKFLAENESAFDLLYCITFKLMDNQWLAMHASYMDFNTVMKSTRRQIERELLQEDITRLEDLPSYRLLSR